TTCCATGTCCACGAATTCGTTCACGGCACGGTCGATCATCGTGGGTTCGGCATAGACTCCGGTGCGCGCACCGATCGTCTTGAACCGCAGGTCGCCGACCGCCAAGGCCATCAGATACGCCGGAATCGGCTGCGCCATTTCGAAGCGGTAAACTCCGTCTTCCGTGCGCTCCGTGGGATTGGTGGCGCTCATCACAGCCATCAGGTTGCTCGGAACCTTGACTTTGGCATTGTAGGTAAAGCGCATGCCTGGACCGTCTTGGCAAGGAATCCATGTCCGTGCCAAAATCGCTTGACTTTGTGTGAAGAGAAAGGGCTGTTGTTTGCCTTCGGTTTGTTGTGGACTCAGCCATTGCAATGCCGCCGCACCATCGGTGGTGGCATATTTGATTTTGACCTTTTGTGTCTCCGGCTTGAGTTCGACCTCCAGGGCTTGACCCAAAATCGGATCTGCTTCGCCAAGGGTGAAGCCCAGCGAGTCGCCCTCGGGTGTCGTCACATCCAGGATTTCCAGGTTGCGGGTGTCGAAGACGATGACGTTTCCACCCGTTTTGTTTTCAATGGTATAAGTGGCACTGCCCTTGATGCGTTTGGTTTCAAAGTCGACATTGATGTCGAGTTCGAGGTGTTTGGCAACAGCATCGGCAGGCTTGGCGTAGCTGTGAGGATCTTGAGCGCTGAATTGATTCATATTATTGGGATTCGAACCGTCAGAATTGCCTTTGTCCACTTTGTCTTTGTCGCAGGCGGTTACGGTTGACAGCAAGACAAGTAATCCAAATGCAAGCAATTTGGAGGCAGAGAAGGAATTCAAAAACATTCGTGTCATTGAAGTTGAACTAGGGAGTCAAAGATAATGAAATTCATTGCCCGTTTTTCTGCCTTTTCACAATCCTGTCGAATCTGTAGCGAAGCGAGAAGCTTGGTGCAACAACCAATTCGGGCTTTGAGGAGCGCAAATTTCTCAGATGACATGCCGTTATTTCCGATTCGCCAGCCAAACTCCGAGCAAGATCACAGCAAATCCGACAGCATGCCAAGGTGTCAGTTCCTCCTTCAGGAACACCCCCCAAAGCAGGGCCACCAGCGGAATGGTATAAGTAACGGATGTCGCAAAGATGATGGAGCTGATTTGCAGCAGTTTGTTGAAGAGCGCCACGCCAAATGCCGTTCCCACCGCACCCAAGATGGCAATGTACCCAAAGGCTTCCATTGCACCCGGCTGCGTTTCAAATCTTTGACTGAAATCCGTGAAGGCAAGAAGGTAAATCAGTGATGGCCATCCCACCAGCGACAAGGCCATCGTCGCAATCATGATGGGATTCCTGCCGGTAAAGTAATACTTGATCAAGTTGGTGCTAATGCCATAGCAGACAGTCGCACCAACCACCAGGAGCGTGTAGCTGAGCTTCGTTGTTTGTTGGGCATC
The sequence above is drawn from the Bacteroidota bacterium genome and encodes:
- a CDS encoding DMT family transporter encodes the protein MTANTTRPALAWGLLLILSLIWGSSFILMLFGLKVFPPLQLALIRMAVAAVCLSPLVFLYIRKVSWRDVGILFAIGMAGNAVPAYLFAEAETQLPSAIVGVLNSMSPIFTLLLGWMFFKLRFPLVNGAGVLLGFVGATILALSGGVDAQQTTKLSYTLLVVGATVCYGISTNLIKYYFTGRNPIMIATMALSLVGWPSLIYLLAFTDFSQRFETQPGAMEAFGYIAILGAVGTAFGVALFNKLLQISSIIFATSVTYTIPLVALLWGVFLKEELTPWHAVGFAVILLGVWLANRK